From one Populus alba chromosome 17, ASM523922v2, whole genome shotgun sequence genomic stretch:
- the LOC118038550 gene encoding ASI1-immunoprecipitated protein 1 isoform X1, which yields MYYLIYEFDVIGMTLVVKANYDGMCFWTEKLGMSNLFRFWMYCYRLSVPSYMDSTSTAVADYAAFLEKVKRTVYVDNLSPQVTESVIRTALGQFGTVKNVQFIPNYTGPKNIPCCALVEMECLRQAEAVVSEITQFPFMMSGMPRPARAFRAEVEMFDDRPIKPGRRIQCRWVDRKDPDFEVASKIKRLVRKHAAEDLFLLQQQLAQEEKLAKQQEETLKANYKKFSIIDNVVSDGTAPGLAKFYNMKAFDS from the exons atgtattatttgatttatgaatttGATGTTATTGGTATGACTTTAGTTGTAAAGGCTAATTATGATGGAATGTGTTTTTGGACTGAAAAACTGGGAATGTCTAACTTGTTTAGGTTTTGGATGTATTGTTATAGGTTGAGTGTACCATCCTATATGGATTCTACTTCCACAGCTGTAGCAGACTATGCTGCGTTTCTGGAGAAGGTGAAACGTACTGTTTACGTTGACAACCTTTCTCCACAAGTGACTGAATCTGTCATAAGAACAGCTCTAGGTCAGTTTGGGACTGTGAAGAATGTGCAGTTTATCCCGAACTACACAGGACCCAAAAATATCCCATGCTGTGCCTTAGTGGAAATGGAGTGTCTTAGACAAGCCGAAGCTGTTGTTTCAGAGATCACCCAGTTCCCCTTCATGATGTCTGGGATGCCTCGGCCTGCTAGAGCATTTCGTGCAGAAGTGGAGATGTTTGATGATCGCCCAATCAAGCCTGGTAGAAGGATACAGTGCCGTTGGGTGGACAGAAAAGACCCTGATTTTGAAGTGGCAAGTAAAATTAAGCGTCTTGTCAGAAAGCATGCTGCTGAAGATTTATTTTTGCTCCAG CAACAGCTGGCCCAAGAAGAGAAGCTTGCAAAGCAGCAAGAGGAAACCCTCAAagcaaattataagaaattcagCATAATAGATAATGTCGTGTCTGACGGAACTGCTCCTGGTTTGGCAAAGTTTTACAACATGAAGGCTTTCGATTCTTGA
- the LOC118038550 gene encoding ASI1-immunoprecipitated protein 1 isoform X2 yields MYYLIYEFDVIGMTLVVKANYDGMCFWTEKLGMSNLFRFWMYCYRLSVPSYMDSTSTAVADYAAFLEKVKRTVYVDNLSPQVTESVIRTALGQFGTVKNVQFIPNYTGPKNIPCCALVEMECLRQAEAVVSEITQFPFMMSGMPRPARAFRAEVEMFDDRPIKPGRRIQCRWVDRKDPDFEVASKIKRLVRKHAAEDLFLLQLAQEEKLAKQQEETLKANYKKFSIIDNVVSDGTAPGLAKFYNMKAFDS; encoded by the exons atgtattatttgatttatgaatttGATGTTATTGGTATGACTTTAGTTGTAAAGGCTAATTATGATGGAATGTGTTTTTGGACTGAAAAACTGGGAATGTCTAACTTGTTTAGGTTTTGGATGTATTGTTATAGGTTGAGTGTACCATCCTATATGGATTCTACTTCCACAGCTGTAGCAGACTATGCTGCGTTTCTGGAGAAGGTGAAACGTACTGTTTACGTTGACAACCTTTCTCCACAAGTGACTGAATCTGTCATAAGAACAGCTCTAGGTCAGTTTGGGACTGTGAAGAATGTGCAGTTTATCCCGAACTACACAGGACCCAAAAATATCCCATGCTGTGCCTTAGTGGAAATGGAGTGTCTTAGACAAGCCGAAGCTGTTGTTTCAGAGATCACCCAGTTCCCCTTCATGATGTCTGGGATGCCTCGGCCTGCTAGAGCATTTCGTGCAGAAGTGGAGATGTTTGATGATCGCCCAATCAAGCCTGGTAGAAGGATACAGTGCCGTTGGGTGGACAGAAAAGACCCTGATTTTGAAGTGGCAAGTAAAATTAAGCGTCTTGTCAGAAAGCATGCTGCTGAAGATTTATTTTTGCTCCAG CTGGCCCAAGAAGAGAAGCTTGCAAAGCAGCAAGAGGAAACCCTCAAagcaaattataagaaattcagCATAATAGATAATGTCGTGTCTGACGGAACTGCTCCTGGTTTGGCAAAGTTTTACAACATGAAGGCTTTCGATTCTTGA
- the LOC118038549 gene encoding tetrapyrrole-binding protein, chloroplastic — protein sequence MATSSLRSLKFHPSLLEFHPSDTTPPSSLFLKPTTSIAIDTDTSLSLSISSPTTTTAYSISPTTSTTPSTSKTDSLDLLQQHLSNQNFREADEETRRLLIVLAGEAAQTRGYVFFSEVQFISEEDLKVIDELWKNHSNNKFGYSVQKRIWQLKANKDFTKFFIKVGWMKKLDTEVEQYNYRAFPNEFIWDLNEGTPEGHLPLTNALRGTQLLKNILNHPAFEVDIEEGEGDKVEGTENGGLKGLRDSSKLPLSKRVLKTDYSF from the coding sequence ATGGCTACCAGCTCTTTACGGTCCCTCAAGTTCCATCCATCCCTCCTCGAGTTCCATCCCTCAGACACCACCCCTCCCTCCTCACTCTTCCTCAAGCCTACCACCTCCATCGCCATCGACACCGAcacttctctctccctctctatctCCTCCCCAACAACCACCACCGCTTACTCCATCTCCCCCACGACCTCTACTACTCCCTCCACTTCCAAAACCGACTCCCTTGACCTACTCCAGCAACATCTCTCGAACCAAAACTTCCGCGAGGCCGATGAAGAAACCCGCCGACTTCTCATTGTTCTAGCTGGTGAAGCAGCACAAACGCGTGGCTATGTCTTCTTCTCCGAGGTCCAGTTTATCTCAGAGGAAGACCTTAAAGTCATCGACGAACTATGGAAAAATCACAGCAACAACAAGTTTGGATACAGTGTTCAGAAAAGAATATGGCAACTGAAAGCTAACAAAGACTTCACCAAGTTCTTCATCAAAGTTGGGTGGATGAAGAAGCTTGACACCGAGGTTGAGCAATACAACTACAGGGCTTTTCCTAACGAGTTCATTTGGGATCTTAATGAAGGTACTCCTGAAGGTCACTTGCCTTTGACAAATGCACTCAGAGGGACACAGTTGCTCAAAAACATCCTTAATCATCCTGCTTTTGAGGTAGATATTGAAGAAGGGGAGGGAGATAAAGTTGAAGGTACTGAAAATGGTGGGCTAAAGGGATTAAGGGATAGCTCAAAGCTTCCATTAAGCAAGAGAGTATTGAAGACAGATTACAGCTTTTGA